The proteins below come from a single Harpia harpyja isolate bHarHar1 chromosome 2, bHarHar1 primary haplotype, whole genome shotgun sequence genomic window:
- the FAM114A1 gene encoding protein NOXP20 isoform X1, with protein sequence MSEDICDGIPSEEKPEVTEMPSNEVLPHESVPHLVEAEVLHESSQDEHGQAAQSASNRQEGDIFINENPLTEKIIERLPSNGEATEDMPSECNETVSLDAEPESEQTLHEQSSPATDSSSKASRWGVWGTWGKSLLSSASATVGHGITAVKEKAGTTLGIHNASSASSEMAEPPAAETPIIQAEDSLDQSSSENIPSSPSSGSRGMLSAITNAVQNTGKSVLSGGLDALEFIGKTTMNVLAESDPGFKRTKTLMARTVSLSQLLREAKEKEKQRRAQQVTVERTAHYGLLFDEFQGLSHLEALEILSNESEAQIQSYLAALDGEQLETVKKDLIAIKEIFVPNESDDEVVQAQKADMGEEFVSMLTELLFELHVAATPDKLNKARKKAHEWLEKASFSIPVDIEEKLKEKPGEPGEEKTEKEDKIDSDKTEVDKNKTVEEIYMLSIESLAEVTARCIEQLHKVAELILHGQEVEKTAQDQAKVLTNLTSAMCNEVSSLSKKFSDSLTAAGSSMKAEVLNPIINRVLLEGCNSTTYIQDAFQLLLPVLQISHIQTSCLKAQE encoded by the exons ATGTCTGAAGACATATGTGATGGCATCCCATCTGAAGAAAAACCTGAAGTAACGGAAATGCCCAGCAATGAGGTATTGCCTCACGAGTCAGTACCACACCTTGTGGAAGCTGAAGTCTTGCATGAGTCTTCACAAGATGAACATGGACAGGCCGCTCAGAGTGCCAGTAATAGACAGGAAGGAGACATATTTATTAATGAAAACCCtttgactgaaaaaataattgaaagactGCCTTCCAACGGAGAGGCGACTGAAGACATGCCCAGTGAGTGCAATGAGACTGTAAGCCTTGATGCAGAACCTGAATCTGAACAAACACTGCATGAACAAAGCAGTCCA GCCACAGACTCCTCGTCTAAAGCAAGTAGATGGGGAGTGTGGGGTACCTGGGGAAAGTCTCTCCTGTCATCAGCTTCTGCCACAGTGG GTCATGGGATAACAGCAgtaaaggaaaaagcaggaactACCCTAGGAATTCATAACGCAAGTTCAGCATCTTCGGAAATGGCAGAGCCTCCTGCAGCTGAAACGCCAATTATAC AAGCAGAAGATTCTCTGGACCAAAGCTCTTCTGAGAATattccttcttctccttcatcTGGATCTCGTGGCATGTTGTCAGCTATCACTAATGCTGTACAGAACACA GGGAAAAGTGTATTATCTGGAGGCTTAGATGCTTTGGAATTCATTGGGAAGACAACCATGAATGTCCTTGCAGAAAGCGATCCTGGATTTAAGAGAACCAAAACACTAATGGCAAGAACAGTTTCTCTATCTCAG CTGTTGCGAGaagctaaagaaaaagagaaacagaggcGGGCCCAGCAAGTTACAGTTGAAAGAACAGCACATTATGGACTACTTTTTGATGAATTCCAAGGTTTGTCTCATCTTGAAGCTCTGGAAATCCTGTCAAATGAAAGTGAAGCTCAG ATTCAGTCATATTTAGCAGCACTTGATGGAGAGCAGTTGGAGACTGTGAAAAAGGATTTAATTGCTATAAAAGAGATTTTTGTTCCAAACGAATCAGATGACGAAGTGGTGCAGGCACAGAAAG cagATATGGGAGAAGAGTTTGTCAGCATGCTTACTGAACTGCTGTTTGAATTGCACGTTGCTGCTACTCCTGACAAACTTAACAAG GCTAGGAAAAAAGCTCATGAATGGCTGGAAAAAGCCAGTTTTTCCATCCCAGTAGACATAGAAGAGAAGCTAAAAGAAAAACCTGGAGAACCTGgtgaagaaaagactgaaaaagaagataaaattgaCAGTGATAAAACAGAAGtagataaaaacaaaactgtggaG gaaATCTACATGCTGTCCATTGAAAGTCTGGCTGAGGTAACTGCTCGTTGTATTGAACAGCTTCATAAGGTAGCAGAATTAATTCTACATGGTCAGGAAGTAGAAAAAACAGCTCAAGATCAAGCAAAAGTACTGACAAA tttaaCAAGTGCCATGTGCAATGAAGTTTCATCTTTATCAAAGAAGTTTTCTGATTCTTTAACAGCAGCTGGG AGCAGTATGAAGGCAGAGGTTCTTAACCCCATCATCAACCGTGTGTTATTAGAG GGTTGCAACAGTACTACTTATATTCAGGATGCTTTCCAGCTATTGCTTCCAGTTCTACAAATTTCACATATCCAGACTAGTTGTTTGAAAGCACAAGAGTGA
- the FAM114A1 gene encoding protein NOXP20 isoform X2 — protein MSEDICDGIPSEEKPEVTEMPSNEVLPHESVPHLVEAEVLHESSQDEHGQAAQSASNRQEGDIFINENPLTEKIIERLPSNGEATEDMPSECNETVSLDAEPESEQTLHEQSSPATDSSSKASRWGVWGTWGKSLLSSASATVGHGITAVKEKAGTTLGIHNASSASSEMAEPPAAETPIIQAEDSLDQSSSENIPSSPSSGSRGMLSAITNAVQNTGKSVLSGGLDALEFIGKTTMNVLAESDPGFKRTKTLMARTVSLSQLLREAKEKEKQRRAQQVTVERTAHYGLLFDEFQGLSHLEALEILSNESEAQIQSYLAALDGEQLETVKKDLIAIKEIFVPNESDDEVVQAQKDMGEEFVSMLTELLFELHVAATPDKLNKARKKAHEWLEKASFSIPVDIEEKLKEKPGEPGEEKTEKEDKIDSDKTEVDKNKTVEEIYMLSIESLAEVTARCIEQLHKVAELILHGQEVEKTAQDQAKVLTNLTSAMCNEVSSLSKKFSDSLTAAGSSMKAEVLNPIINRVLLEGCNSTTYIQDAFQLLLPVLQISHIQTSCLKAQE, from the exons ATGTCTGAAGACATATGTGATGGCATCCCATCTGAAGAAAAACCTGAAGTAACGGAAATGCCCAGCAATGAGGTATTGCCTCACGAGTCAGTACCACACCTTGTGGAAGCTGAAGTCTTGCATGAGTCTTCACAAGATGAACATGGACAGGCCGCTCAGAGTGCCAGTAATAGACAGGAAGGAGACATATTTATTAATGAAAACCCtttgactgaaaaaataattgaaagactGCCTTCCAACGGAGAGGCGACTGAAGACATGCCCAGTGAGTGCAATGAGACTGTAAGCCTTGATGCAGAACCTGAATCTGAACAAACACTGCATGAACAAAGCAGTCCA GCCACAGACTCCTCGTCTAAAGCAAGTAGATGGGGAGTGTGGGGTACCTGGGGAAAGTCTCTCCTGTCATCAGCTTCTGCCACAGTGG GTCATGGGATAACAGCAgtaaaggaaaaagcaggaactACCCTAGGAATTCATAACGCAAGTTCAGCATCTTCGGAAATGGCAGAGCCTCCTGCAGCTGAAACGCCAATTATAC AAGCAGAAGATTCTCTGGACCAAAGCTCTTCTGAGAATattccttcttctccttcatcTGGATCTCGTGGCATGTTGTCAGCTATCACTAATGCTGTACAGAACACA GGGAAAAGTGTATTATCTGGAGGCTTAGATGCTTTGGAATTCATTGGGAAGACAACCATGAATGTCCTTGCAGAAAGCGATCCTGGATTTAAGAGAACCAAAACACTAATGGCAAGAACAGTTTCTCTATCTCAG CTGTTGCGAGaagctaaagaaaaagagaaacagaggcGGGCCCAGCAAGTTACAGTTGAAAGAACAGCACATTATGGACTACTTTTTGATGAATTCCAAGGTTTGTCTCATCTTGAAGCTCTGGAAATCCTGTCAAATGAAAGTGAAGCTCAG ATTCAGTCATATTTAGCAGCACTTGATGGAGAGCAGTTGGAGACTGTGAAAAAGGATTTAATTGCTATAAAAGAGATTTTTGTTCCAAACGAATCAGATGACGAAGTGGTGCAGGCACAGAAAG ATATGGGAGAAGAGTTTGTCAGCATGCTTACTGAACTGCTGTTTGAATTGCACGTTGCTGCTACTCCTGACAAACTTAACAAG GCTAGGAAAAAAGCTCATGAATGGCTGGAAAAAGCCAGTTTTTCCATCCCAGTAGACATAGAAGAGAAGCTAAAAGAAAAACCTGGAGAACCTGgtgaagaaaagactgaaaaagaagataaaattgaCAGTGATAAAACAGAAGtagataaaaacaaaactgtggaG gaaATCTACATGCTGTCCATTGAAAGTCTGGCTGAGGTAACTGCTCGTTGTATTGAACAGCTTCATAAGGTAGCAGAATTAATTCTACATGGTCAGGAAGTAGAAAAAACAGCTCAAGATCAAGCAAAAGTACTGACAAA tttaaCAAGTGCCATGTGCAATGAAGTTTCATCTTTATCAAAGAAGTTTTCTGATTCTTTAACAGCAGCTGGG AGCAGTATGAAGGCAGAGGTTCTTAACCCCATCATCAACCGTGTGTTATTAGAG GGTTGCAACAGTACTACTTATATTCAGGATGCTTTCCAGCTATTGCTTCCAGTTCTACAAATTTCACATATCCAGACTAGTTGTTTGAAAGCACAAGAGTGA
- the FAM114A1 gene encoding protein NOXP20 isoform X3, with product MGSVGYLGKVSPVISFCHSHGITAVKEKAGTTLGIHNASSASSEMAEPPAAETPIIQAEDSLDQSSSENIPSSPSSGSRGMLSAITNAVQNTGKSVLSGGLDALEFIGKTTMNVLAESDPGFKRTKTLMARTVSLSQLLREAKEKEKQRRAQQVTVERTAHYGLLFDEFQGLSHLEALEILSNESEAQIQSYLAALDGEQLETVKKDLIAIKEIFVPNESDDEVVQAQKADMGEEFVSMLTELLFELHVAATPDKLNKARKKAHEWLEKASFSIPVDIEEKLKEKPGEPGEEKTEKEDKIDSDKTEVDKNKTVEEIYMLSIESLAEVTARCIEQLHKVAELILHGQEVEKTAQDQAKVLTNLTSAMCNEVSSLSKKFSDSLTAAGSSMKAEVLNPIINRVLLEGCNSTTYIQDAFQLLLPVLQISHIQTSCLKAQE from the exons ATGGGGAGTGTGGGGTACCTGGGGAAAGTCTCTCCTGTCATCAGCTTCTGCCACA GTCATGGGATAACAGCAgtaaaggaaaaagcaggaactACCCTAGGAATTCATAACGCAAGTTCAGCATCTTCGGAAATGGCAGAGCCTCCTGCAGCTGAAACGCCAATTATAC AAGCAGAAGATTCTCTGGACCAAAGCTCTTCTGAGAATattccttcttctccttcatcTGGATCTCGTGGCATGTTGTCAGCTATCACTAATGCTGTACAGAACACA GGGAAAAGTGTATTATCTGGAGGCTTAGATGCTTTGGAATTCATTGGGAAGACAACCATGAATGTCCTTGCAGAAAGCGATCCTGGATTTAAGAGAACCAAAACACTAATGGCAAGAACAGTTTCTCTATCTCAG CTGTTGCGAGaagctaaagaaaaagagaaacagaggcGGGCCCAGCAAGTTACAGTTGAAAGAACAGCACATTATGGACTACTTTTTGATGAATTCCAAGGTTTGTCTCATCTTGAAGCTCTGGAAATCCTGTCAAATGAAAGTGAAGCTCAG ATTCAGTCATATTTAGCAGCACTTGATGGAGAGCAGTTGGAGACTGTGAAAAAGGATTTAATTGCTATAAAAGAGATTTTTGTTCCAAACGAATCAGATGACGAAGTGGTGCAGGCACAGAAAG cagATATGGGAGAAGAGTTTGTCAGCATGCTTACTGAACTGCTGTTTGAATTGCACGTTGCTGCTACTCCTGACAAACTTAACAAG GCTAGGAAAAAAGCTCATGAATGGCTGGAAAAAGCCAGTTTTTCCATCCCAGTAGACATAGAAGAGAAGCTAAAAGAAAAACCTGGAGAACCTGgtgaagaaaagactgaaaaagaagataaaattgaCAGTGATAAAACAGAAGtagataaaaacaaaactgtggaG gaaATCTACATGCTGTCCATTGAAAGTCTGGCTGAGGTAACTGCTCGTTGTATTGAACAGCTTCATAAGGTAGCAGAATTAATTCTACATGGTCAGGAAGTAGAAAAAACAGCTCAAGATCAAGCAAAAGTACTGACAAA tttaaCAAGTGCCATGTGCAATGAAGTTTCATCTTTATCAAAGAAGTTTTCTGATTCTTTAACAGCAGCTGGG AGCAGTATGAAGGCAGAGGTTCTTAACCCCATCATCAACCGTGTGTTATTAGAG GGTTGCAACAGTACTACTTATATTCAGGATGCTTTCCAGCTATTGCTTCCAGTTCTACAAATTTCACATATCCAGACTAGTTGTTTGAAAGCACAAGAGTGA